The Pangasianodon hypophthalmus isolate fPanHyp1 chromosome 14, fPanHyp1.pri, whole genome shotgun sequence nucleotide sequence ACAGCAGGGTGTACTGTTGACATGGCTTCCTCCAGCCAACCACACTTCACCCATAGATCGTTACATTGTTGAGTTTCGCTTGGGAGAGAGGTGGGAGGTGCTCGACGACCTAATTCCAGCAGATGAGACAGAGATCATGGCTAGAGACCTCATTCCggtaaaagaaataaaggcaATTTGTATGCTAATCCATCAAAACTTCTTAGAagcatgatttttcttttttggaggTGAAGACTTGTTCCTTACCTGACataatccaaataaaaaaaggtatCTGCAGGTCTTAATTTGACTTAGCCAATGGACATTTCTTTAATTACTTTGAactatttattttaagtttGAGACAAGAAGCCATGTCAAGcaacatttatatttagattatcATCATGCAAATTAGGCATGACACTGTAAATTCTTTGAATCAAACTTATAGTGCAGGTTTTGCAGTGTCCCACCTGTTTTCTATTCACGCACCCTTCATTTCTATctgtgtttattccttacacaacaGTGTCTGGCACACAAATACcagaaaaaaatcatctaaCTGTAATCTTGTTTGTGTCCTGGTTTTATTCCAACCTAGACACTTTGTTATCAGTTCAGCTAaggcatgaaaaaaaatccttgttaGTTTTAAACCAAAGCATTTCTGGCTTTTCACCACTTCATGCCACTGACTGAAACGCTTTGTTTTATTCACTAAATTGCTTTCCAGTATTGCTTTTCAGCTTCTTCTAAATTGCCTTGTAGCTATTAATAGAGATAATaattcactttattttaattcagtCATGTAATAGCAGTGGTGGTCATGTGATATTTCTCTGGCCTCTATGATATTTGACCTACACTCTCTCTTAACCCACTTTGAGAAGGTTGTAATATATTTGTCTGTCCCTCTTCTTCTAGGACTCGTGGTATGAATTCCGTGCCCTGGCAGTCATGGATGATCTCATTAGTGAAAGCAGTAATGTAGTGGGAGTGTCAAGCACAGGTAAGAATTTGAAAAAGCTATTTTTAGACCCCATGATTTCACAGCTTTAGCAGCTTTAACCATGTGGTACTTCATTGCCCCCTGCTGATCATAACAGATAGCACGCTTTTTTCCCCATGCTTTGTAGTGTTGGTAGATGTCTGGTTGCAAAATGAATGCCAGTGGATTATTAGAATGAAATAACATCGATGCTTTGTTGGCTGCTGTGTGAATAACTGCATGCTAGTTGGCTGCAATGCTTCCATCTTATTTCACGCTCTGCAGTGTGTCTCCTCTCTCAGACCCCTTCCCTCCCACAGAGATCTCTGACGAGGGGCTGGCAAGGCCAGTGGTGGCTGGGATTGTGGCTACAATTTGCTTCCTAGCTGCTGCCATACTTTTTAGCACACTAGCCGCGTGCTTTGTCAACAAGCAGCACCGCCGCAAGCTCAAGCGCAAACGAGGTGAGTCCTGTTTCAGACAACTGTACATCAGTAAAGTATTATTTCATTCACAAGGATTTTTCAcaagaataattaaataaaaataaaatagaatacaagttatatatagtatgtgtggatagatggatgggggtatgtactgtatgtacatattGACATAAtattgtatgtactgtatagacataaaatacaaaaatacaaatgaaaggAGTCAAAGAGAGTAACCAGCTGTGCCAGCTGTTCATGCCACAATCTTGAGCCAAATGtggtaattaattaaatgtttttcattcataGTTGCCTGGCAGAAATGTAGGTTAAACaagcagagaaaaaagaaacccTACTTCTTAACATTTGCTAACAAAGGTTATCATttagtgtgtatgtttaaatgcGATGTGCCTCACAGTGGTTCAATGCACCTCAATGCTGTAACTATCTTATAGGAATGGCAATTGTGAACTGGTGCGTTTCTTAATTTATAGTAATTGTTGTTTTGTCCATGTCTCTAGATCCTCCATTGTCAATAACTCACACCAGGAAAAGTATTGAGTCTCCGTAAGTATTGATGCATGGTAACATCCATCATACTTTGAAGTTCAACAGATATGCTGAAAtgctgtgtgcttgtgtgtgtgtgtgtgtgtgtgtgtgtgtgagagagagagagagagagaaagagagagagagagaaagaaagagaacatgtgtgtatgtttgtggcAGTGAGAGTAAAGGAGGAAGTGCATGTACAGAGTGGTAGACCAAATGGCTGACCTTAGCAGCCACCTTGTTTACTGTGAGGGATGCATGGAAGAGGATTTGAGTGACCAACTGAATGACTGCTAAAAATGCATCTGTACTTATATCTGCTTTTTGGTCAGCAAGATGCATTGATTTGCAATTACCAGCGATCTCATGCAGCTTCTCCATAGTCTGCTGAGTTGGAGCCTGATCAATCATCAGTGGCCGCAGAACAAACTGTCACCATGATGCTTACACATGAGCTTCTGAGAACTGATTACTGCAGCCATGGCCACCTAAACATTTAATCACCATTTTAAAGTTTACCCAGGCTTCAGTTTACCCCCAGCCCAAATTGAGGAAGGCATTTAATCCCATCTTGATTTCATGGCGGTTTTTGTAATTCTAGTCCCATGTTCCCATCCATCTTCATCCATCTTTGCATCACTGTTTGGAAACCCAGTCAGGTCTGATGGCCGCCTCTTGCCCCTCCTCTCTATTGTGTCTCTCACCGCAGGCCTCCTCTTACCCCTTTGCCTGGCATTGAGCCCTACTGGGAAGAGCCAGACAGGAGCAGCTACAGGCCCCCATCCACCAGTCCTCAGTGAGTGCCTGCACCTGCATCCCTTTCCCAGCACATGGCGCTGGTTGCGCCTCGCTGCCTTAGCTGCatgctttcttcttttgtggtgcGGACTTAGATTGACTATAGATTGGTTAAAGCCCCTTTGGCGTAATAGAATACACTGCTGCTCCTATGTTTACCTATGCATCGATTTTTCTTGAGGTatataattattgattattattaagccattttgtttgaGAGCTATAGAGCAGATATGACAGTCACATATATTGGCCCTATTCCCACTGCTACTCAATCTTTTTGTCTCTTGTTTCCATTCTGTTGTCCCCTCATGGTACACCATGACACTGTCTTTTGTTTCATCCTCAGTGAAAGTGACCTATTGTGTGAACCTGTTTTGTgtgataacaataataaaaatattctatttttatattatggTCTTCCTGGAACAAAAGCCATTCCAAAGCTTTGACTTATTATAAGACAGTCTCAAAATACAATACCTAATGAATCTTCAGGCAGCATTCCTCAGAATAATAAGCACTGTGTCTGCTCTGATTCACAGGCTGTCCTCTGGGAAAATCAGTCCAGAGAGCATTGCTTCCTCCCGTCCTCCGTCTCTGGCCAGTGTAGGCACACCTGGCCTCTATGTCAAGAAGCTGCCAAGCCCAAGGAAGGAGAAGGAGCTCTCACTGTACAAGCGAACCAAGCGAGCAATAACGGGAAAGAAGTACAGCGTGTCAAAGCACGAGGCCGAGGTCACCACTCCCATTGAGCTGATCAGCCGCGGCCCGGATGGCCGCTTTGTCATGGAGCCATCGGATACAGACTCATCACTGAAGCCACGTCGCATTGAGGGCTTCCCCTTCGTGGAGGAGTCAGACCTGTACCCCGAGTTCAGACAGTCAGATGAGGAGAATGATGAACCTGGGCCCCTCCCCCCAGTTATGGCCACGCTCAGGCCCCAGATTTCGCCTGTGTCCTCAAGCCAGGAGTCCTACATGGTGCAGCCCCCAGCCTACAGCCCTCGCTTCCACAGGCCTATGGAAGGTACGAGCATCTTGGAGGGTAGTGGGCTTCAGGCCACAGGGCAGAGCCGAGTGTCCCACTTTCACAGAGTCTTTCCTCCGGGCCCTTTCTATGGCTATCTAGGTAGTGGCGCGGAGCTGGAGCTGCATCCTCCATTCTACGCAGCCGATGTGAGCCCACGCAGCTCAGCCATGTCCTCTTCCTCACCACCGTGCCCCACCGAGGGGTCCTTCCACCATCCCACCATTGCTTCTGGCCACACCCTTCCGCTGGCACATGGCCCACCCTCCTCTCGCTCTACTGACACTTGGCGCCCTCCTGACTTCCCCTTTCTAGGTCAGGAGGGTGCCTGTGTCGTTTTGCCACCACACCCTCCTCCCCCCCATCTCCGCCGAGACGTGCCCGAGCCGCCACCGTACCCGTCGCGTAGCCACGCCCCCTCCAGCTCGGCGTTCCTGCGGCTGGAGGCGCTCCCTTCTCAGGGCCTAGTGGGCACACATGCAGCTATGCAACAGGCCCAGATCGTGGGGCAGTTGAGACACACTGCCCACGGGATGGGCGTACCAGTGTTGCCTTACCCAGGCCGAGCAGGGAGCCCCAGCACGCTACGCAGCGAGAGCTCGGACGAGCCGTGGCTGAGCCCGAGGGCGGCACGCCGCCTGGATCTGGGCCTGCAGCAGGTGGTGCTGCAGCCATCACGCCTCTCACCCCTCACCCAGACACCTCCTAGCTCCCGAGCTGCCTCGCCCGACATCCTGGTGCGCCCGCCACCGCGGCCGGGCGTCCTTCGCTCCTCACGCTCACAGGAGATACCCGAGAGCATGCGCCACATCACCTTCTCCCGGAGGTCCCTGTCCTCTTCCCCTGCCACCTCTCCCACCCTGGGCTCAGGCTCCATCCGCCTGCCTGGCCTGGGCTATGGTGCCCATGTGGCCTTTGCCACTGCAGCAGCCAGCTACCCGTCACAGTCCCCCTCACCCCCGGCGGAGAGCAATGATGTTTTTGGTCAGCTGCCATCTCAAAGGAGGACAGATGAAGAGATGCTGCCCTCAGAGCCCTCACCAGGGTAGGTGAACTGCACCATTGGCGGttccaaaaacatgacaaagagatcACGTTTTCATCAGCCAGTCTGCAAAAGCAGTGCCCTTCAtgcttttgctgtttttattttaaaacaattcaaCAATAGCCTCAgttaaatacacatttaaattcatatttgtacttatatataaaacactgtcTTCTGCTACAATATCAGTTTTTTGGTATCTTTGTAGAAGTAAGCCATAACTTTGCTATCTTGGTTTTTGAAGTTACATTTTTGTAGCCTGTTGAATGGTTCAGTAATTTTCAAATGCTTTCCTGATGATTTCAAGATTTACTTTTTTGTCCCCTTTTATGGGCTGGCCATCTCATGTCATCTTCTCCAGCTCattcactcatctctctctgtcttccacTCCCACTGACACAGCGCTTTCTTCATCAGGGTGGCCTTCTTAGGCGGCCTTCCTTGCCAGGGATGAGCCTGCACTCATCTCTTGCAATGGTCACCATCCTCATCTAGAGTAGCGAcggctgatttaaaaaaaaaactttttgtccTTCCAGGCTTTGGTAGTCTTACCTTCTTTGTTTTTGATTGATCTCAGCTATCTGGGCAGCATTGTTGTGACCAGGTCCTCTACACCATAATAGGTAAGGGTTGAGTCCATGTCTGAAAGGGGAGAGGTTAGCAGGTGGggccttaaatcattttttcatttaaaggggaattacactgattattttttaatgaaataaagaaatgatcaaTTGGCCagatttagtattttattttaaatagtactt carries:
- the igsf9ba gene encoding protein turtle homolog B isoform X6, producing the protein MIWYVATLIASVFSTRGTTAQGVHGVREEPQFVTARAGESVVLGCDVSHPLNGQQTPYVVEWFKFGVPIPFFINFRFYPPHVDPEYAGRTSLHGKASLQIDQVRSEDQGWYECRVLMLEQQYDTFHNGSWVHLTVNAPPTFMDVPPQYVEAREGGSITLSCTAFGNPKPVVTWLREGEQLATNKKYTVSDGSLTVQTIAREDRGAYSCRAHSDQGEALHTTRLLVQGPPYIVAPPENITVNISQNALFTCQAEAYPGNLTYTWFWEEDNVYFKNDLKLRVRILIDGTLIIYRVKPEDAGKYTCSPSNSLGISPSASAYLTVQYPARVLNMPPVIYVPRKLPGIIRCPVDANPPVTSVRWEKDGYPLRVEKYPGWSQMPDGSIRVAEVTEDSLGTYTCVPYNALGTMGQSPPATLVLKDPPYFNVRPGGEYRQEAGRELVIPCAASGDPEIPTITWRKVGKPSRSKHNILPSGSLQFVSLSKEDHGEWECVATNVVTSITASTRLFVIGTSPHAPANVRVSVSTTSANVSWEPGYDGGFEQTFSVWYGPVKKKTDLGPHDWLSIPVPSSQTWLVVQGLEPKTAYQFSVLAQNKLGTGPFSEVVTVNTVVYPISTPEPLVLLTPPRCLTANRTQQGVLLTWLPPANHTSPIDRYIVEFRLGERWEVLDDLIPADETEIMARDLIPDSWYEFRALAVMDDLISESSNVVGVSSTDPFPPTEISDEGLARPVVAGIVATICFLAAAILFSTLAACFVNKQHRRKLKRKRDPPLSITHTRKSIESPPPLTPLPGIEPYWEEPDRSSYRPPSTSPQLSSGKISPESIASSRPPSLASVGTPGLYVKKLPSPRKEKELSLYKRTKRAITGKKYSVSKHEAEVTTPIELISRGPDGRFVMEPSDTDSSLKPRRIEGFPFVEESDLYPEFRQSDEENDEPGPLPPVMATLRPQISPVSSSQESYMVQPPAYSPRFHRPMEGTSILEGSGLQATGQSRVSHFHRVFPPGPFYGYLGSGAELELHPPFYAADVSPRSSAMSSSSPPCPTEGSFHHPTIASGHTLPLAHGPPSSRSTDTWRPPDFPFLGQEGACVVLPPHPPPPHLRRDVPEPPPYPSRSHAPSSSAFLRLEALPSQGLVGTHAAMQQAQIVGQLRHTAHGMGVPVLPYPGRAGSPSTLRSESSDEPWLSPRAARRLDLGLQQVVLQPSRLSPLTQTPPSSRAASPDILVRPPPRPGVLRSSRSQEIPESMRHITFSRRSLSSSPATSPTLGSGSIRLPGLGYGAHVAFATAAASYPSQSPSPPAESNDVFGQLPSQRRTDEEMLPSEPSPGYLGSIVVTRSSTP
- the igsf9ba gene encoding protein turtle homolog B isoform X7; this translates as MIWYVATLIASVFSTRGTTAQGVHGVREEPQFVTARAGESVVLGCDVSHPLNGQQTPYVVEWFKFGVPIPFFINFRFYPPHVDPEYAGRTSLHGKASLQIDQVRSEDQGWYECRVLMLEQQYDTFHNGSWVHLTVNAPPTFMDVPPQYVEAREGGSITLSCTAFGNPKPVVTWLREGEQLATNKKYTVSDGSLTVQTIAREDRGAYSCRAHSDQGEALHTTRLLVQGPPYIVAPPENITVNISQNALFTCQAEAYPGNLTYTWFWEEDNVYFKNDLKLRVRILIDGTLIIYRVKPEDAGKYTCSPSNSLGISPSASAYLTVQYPARVLNMPPVIYVPRKLPGIIRCPVDANPPVTSVRWEKDGYPLRVEKYPGWSQMPDGSIRVAEVTEDSLGTYTCVPYNALGTMGQSPPATLVLKDPPYFNVRPGGEYRQEAGRELVIPCAASGDPEIPTITWRKVGKPSRSKHNILPSGSLQFVSLSKEDHGEWECVATNVVTSITASTRLFVIGTSPHAPANVRVSVSTTSANVSWEPGYDGGFEQTFSVWYGPVKKKTDLGPHDWLSIPVPSSQTWLVVQGLEPKTAYQFSVLAQNKLGTGPFSEVVTVNTVVYPISTPEPLVLLTPPRCLTANRTQQGVLLTWLPPANHTSPIDRYIVEFRLGERWEVLDDLIPADETEIMARDLIPDSWYEFRALAVMDDLISESSNVVGVSSTDPFPPTEISDEGLARPVVAGIVATICFLAAAILFSTLAACFVNKQHRRKLKRKRDPPLSITHTRKSIESPLSSGKISPESIASSRPPSLASVGTPGLYVKKLPSPRKEKELSLYKRTKRAITGKKYSVSKHEAEVTTPIELISRGPDGRFVMEPSDTDSSLKPRRIEGFPFVEESDLYPEFRQSDEENDEPGPLPPVMATLRPQISPVSSSQESYMVQPPAYSPRFHRPMEGTSILEGSGLQATGQSRVSHFHRVFPPGPFYGYLGSGAELELHPPFYAADVSPRSSAMSSSSPPCPTEGSFHHPTIASGHTLPLAHGPPSSRSTDTWRPPDFPFLGQEGACVVLPPHPPPPHLRRDVPEPPPYPSRSHAPSSSAFLRLEALPSQGLVGTHAAMQQAQIVGQLRHTAHGMGVPVLPYPGRAGSPSTLRSESSDEPWLSPRAARRLDLGLQQVVLQPSRLSPLTQTPPSSRAASPDILVRPPPRPGVLRSSRSQEIPESMRHITFSRRSLSSSPATSPTLGSGSIRLPGLGYGAHVAFATAAASYPSQSPSPPAESNDVFGQLPSQRRTDEEMLPSEPSPG